One region of Oryza sativa Japonica Group chromosome 5, ASM3414082v1 genomic DNA includes:
- the LOC112938980 gene encoding germin-like protein 5-1, with translation MAMVGRSLLLLLLLVTLAAGHGVVVVVAFDPNPLQDFCVADPTSKVRVNGLPCKDPAAVTADDFFFSGVGEPAAGGGRGATASRRYGFTARSVDIPGLNTLGASAARVDVAPGGVFPPHYHPRASETAVVLAGAVYFGFVTSYPDSRVVAKVLRRGDVFAVPQGLVHFLHNNGSEPAALYASLSSQNPGLVLVADALLAAPLPVDLVAKTLLTDEATVDKIRANFIVHRS, from the exons ATGGCCATGGTTGGGAgatcgctgctgctgctgctgctgcttgttactctcgccgccggccatggcgtcgtcgtcgtcgtcgcctttGACCCCAACCCTCTCCAGGACTTCTGCGTCGCCGACCCGACGTCCAAAG TGCGGGTGAACGGGCTGCCGTGCAAGGacccggcggcggtgacggcggacgacttcttcttctccggcgtcgGCGAGCCGGCGGCCGGGGGAGGGCGCGGCGCCACGGCGAGCCGGCGGTACGGGTTCACGGCGCGGTCGGTGGACATCCCGGGGCTGAACACGCTGGGCGCGTCGGCCGCCCGCGTCGACGTGGCCCCCGGCGGCGTTTTCCCGCCGCACTACCACCCGAGGGCGTCGGAGACGGCGGtggtgctcgccggcgccgtctacTTCGGCTTCGTCACGTCGTACCCGGACAGCCGCGTCGTGGCCAAGGTGCTCCGGCGAGGCGACGTGTTCGCCGTGCCGCAGGGCCTCGTCCACTTCCTCCACAACAACGGCAGCGAGCCGGCGGCGCTGTACGCGTCGCTGAGCAGCCAGAACCCCGGCCTGGTGCTCgtcgccgacgccctcctcgccgcgccgctccccgtcgacctcgtcgccAAGACGCTCCTCACCGACGAGGCCACCGTCGACAAGATCAGGGCAAACTTCATCGTCCACCGCTCTTGA